The Medicago truncatula cultivar Jemalong A17 chromosome 4, MtrunA17r5.0-ANR, whole genome shotgun sequence genome includes a region encoding these proteins:
- the LOC11407222 gene encoding transcription factor GTE7 isoform X2 translates to MASALLANRNEPNWLQHRGGGAEFMGKAPNPNPKFSNKKRTQSPSDDASSINRRSNDNHSQYVTFNIESYSKTELHDLKNRLVSELDQIRQLKTRIESGEFKPRLNHNGGGPNKKSGSKKFSGNKRPFPAEKELKKSKSEIGDAMKACGQILTKLMKNKSGWIFNTWIFNTPVNATALNLHDYFDIIKHPMDLGTVKSKLAKNAYSTPAEFADDVKLTFKNALTYNPKGHDVNTAAMQLLEKFEELYRPIQEKFDEKSFDDELQASSWNHVEPEREREKVKKKDNPIPIPPPVAKRQESLPEPASTSNQPSTSNPQLAQSPVRIPSPMRALPVKPLKQPKPKARDPNKREMNVEEKHKLGLGLQILPPEKMEQVVQIIRKRNGHLEQDGDEIELDMEAVDTETLWELDRLVTNWKKMELPDREKVDATPPSEGKKQKKIDTVDEDVDIGDDMPANNFPPVEIEKDKDMGATGGGASSSSSGSSSSGSDSSSSDSDSGSSSGSDSEAGNGHL, encoded by the exons ATGGCATCGGCTTTATTAGCCAACCGTAACGAACCAAATTGGCTGCAACACAGAGGCGGTGGAGCTGAATTCATGGGTAAAGCacctaaccctaaccctaaattTAGTAACAAAAAGAGAACTCAATCCCCATCAGATGACGCTTCCTCAATCAATCGACGATCCAACGATAATCATTCACAATACGTTACTTTCAACATCGAATCGTACTCAAAGACGGAGCTACATGACCTCAAAAATCGACTCGTATCAGAACTCGACCAAATTCGTCAGCTTAAGACTCGAATTGAATCAGGTGAGTTTAAACCCAGGCTAAACCACAACGGTGGTGGTCCCAATAAGAAATCGGGGAGCAAAAAGTTTTCCGGCAACAAACGACCTTTTCCGGCGGAGAAGGAATTGAAGAAATCAAAGTCAGAGATTGGGGATGCGATGAAGGCTTGTGGTCAGATTTTGACGAAGCtgatgaaaaacaaaagtggtTGGATTTTTAACACTTGGATCTTTAACACTCCTGTAAATGCAACGGCTTTGAATCTTCATGATTACTTTGATATAATTAAGCATCCTATGGATCTGGGTACTGTGAAGTCAAAACTTGCTAAGAATGCTTACTCTACACCGGCGGAATTTGCTGATGATGTAAAGTTAACGTTCAAAAATGCATTGACATACAATCCCAAGGGCCATGATGTTAACACCGCGGCGATGCAGCTTCTTGAAAAATTTGAGGAGCTTTATCGACCAATAcaagaaaaatttgatgaaaaaagtttTGATGATGAATTACAGGCTAGCTCGTGGAACCATGTTGAACCGGAGAGGGAAAGGGAGAAGGTCAAGAAGAAAGATAATCCGATTCCAATCCCTCCACCGGTAGCAAAACGCCAAGAGTCACTGCCTGAGCCTGCTAGTACTTCTAACCAGCCAAGCACTTCGAATCCCCAATTAGCTCAATCACCAGTTCGTATACCCTCCCCAATGCGAGCACTTCCGGTGAAGCCCTTGAAGCAGCCCAAGCCAAAGGCCAGGGATCCAAATAAGAGGGAAATGAATGTCGAAGAAAAGCACAAATTGGGGCTTGGGTTGCAGATTTTGCCACCAGAGAAGATGGAACAAGTGGTACAGATCATAAGGAAGAGAAATGGGCATCTGGAGCAAGATGGGGATGAGATTGAGCTTGATATGGAGGCTGTTGACACGGAGACTCTCTGGGAACTCGATCGATTGGTTACCAATTGGAAAAAGATG GAATTGCCTGATAGGGAGAAGGTTGATGCAACCCCTCCTTCTGAGGggaagaagcagaagaagatAGATACTGTTGATGAAGATGTTGACATTGGCGATGATATGCCGGCAAACAATTTCCCACCTGTGGAGATTGAGAAAGATAAAGATATGGGTGCTACTGGTGGCGGTGCCAGTAGTAGTTCCAGTGGCTCCAGCAGTTCTGGGAGTGATTCCTCGTCGAGTG ATTCGGATTCAGGGAGTTCTTCAGGAAGTGACTCTGAAGCGGGCAATGGTCATTTGTAG
- the LOC11407222 gene encoding transcription factor GTE7 isoform X1 translates to MASALLANRNEPNWLQHRGGGAEFMGKAPNPNPKFSNKKRTQSPSDDASSINRRSNDNHSQYVTFNIESYSKTELHDLKNRLVSELDQIRQLKTRIESGEFKPRLNHNGGGPNKKSGSKKFSGNKRPFPAEKELKKSKSEIGDAMKACGQILTKLMKNKSGWIFNTWIFNTPVNATALNLHDYFDIIKHPMDLGTVKSKLAKNAYSTPAEFADDVKLTFKNALTYNPKGHDVNTAAMQLLEKFEELYRPIQEKFDEKSFDDELQASSWNHVEPEREREKVKKKDNPIPIPPPVAKRQESLPEPASTSNQPSTSNPQLAQSPVRIPSPMRALPVKPLKQPKPKARDPNKREMNVEEKHKLGLGLQILPPEKMEQVVQIIRKRNGHLEQDGDEIELDMEAVDTETLWELDRLVTNWKKMVSKIKRQALMDNNNVPSNKGNGELPDREKVDATPPSEGKKQKKIDTVDEDVDIGDDMPANNFPPVEIEKDKDMGATGGGASSSSSGSSSSGSDSSSSDSDSGSSSGSDSEAGNGHL, encoded by the exons ATGGCATCGGCTTTATTAGCCAACCGTAACGAACCAAATTGGCTGCAACACAGAGGCGGTGGAGCTGAATTCATGGGTAAAGCacctaaccctaaccctaaattTAGTAACAAAAAGAGAACTCAATCCCCATCAGATGACGCTTCCTCAATCAATCGACGATCCAACGATAATCATTCACAATACGTTACTTTCAACATCGAATCGTACTCAAAGACGGAGCTACATGACCTCAAAAATCGACTCGTATCAGAACTCGACCAAATTCGTCAGCTTAAGACTCGAATTGAATCAGGTGAGTTTAAACCCAGGCTAAACCACAACGGTGGTGGTCCCAATAAGAAATCGGGGAGCAAAAAGTTTTCCGGCAACAAACGACCTTTTCCGGCGGAGAAGGAATTGAAGAAATCAAAGTCAGAGATTGGGGATGCGATGAAGGCTTGTGGTCAGATTTTGACGAAGCtgatgaaaaacaaaagtggtTGGATTTTTAACACTTGGATCTTTAACACTCCTGTAAATGCAACGGCTTTGAATCTTCATGATTACTTTGATATAATTAAGCATCCTATGGATCTGGGTACTGTGAAGTCAAAACTTGCTAAGAATGCTTACTCTACACCGGCGGAATTTGCTGATGATGTAAAGTTAACGTTCAAAAATGCATTGACATACAATCCCAAGGGCCATGATGTTAACACCGCGGCGATGCAGCTTCTTGAAAAATTTGAGGAGCTTTATCGACCAATAcaagaaaaatttgatgaaaaaagtttTGATGATGAATTACAGGCTAGCTCGTGGAACCATGTTGAACCGGAGAGGGAAAGGGAGAAGGTCAAGAAGAAAGATAATCCGATTCCAATCCCTCCACCGGTAGCAAAACGCCAAGAGTCACTGCCTGAGCCTGCTAGTACTTCTAACCAGCCAAGCACTTCGAATCCCCAATTAGCTCAATCACCAGTTCGTATACCCTCCCCAATGCGAGCACTTCCGGTGAAGCCCTTGAAGCAGCCCAAGCCAAAGGCCAGGGATCCAAATAAGAGGGAAATGAATGTCGAAGAAAAGCACAAATTGGGGCTTGGGTTGCAGATTTTGCCACCAGAGAAGATGGAACAAGTGGTACAGATCATAAGGAAGAGAAATGGGCATCTGGAGCAAGATGGGGATGAGATTGAGCTTGATATGGAGGCTGTTGACACGGAGACTCTCTGGGAACTCGATCGATTGGTTACCAATTGGAAAAAGATGGTGAGCAAGATTAAGCGGCAGGCGCTAATGGATAATAATAATGTGCCTTCAAACAAAGGCAATGGG GAATTGCCTGATAGGGAGAAGGTTGATGCAACCCCTCCTTCTGAGGggaagaagcagaagaagatAGATACTGTTGATGAAGATGTTGACATTGGCGATGATATGCCGGCAAACAATTTCCCACCTGTGGAGATTGAGAAAGATAAAGATATGGGTGCTACTGGTGGCGGTGCCAGTAGTAGTTCCAGTGGCTCCAGCAGTTCTGGGAGTGATTCCTCGTCGAGTG ATTCGGATTCAGGGAGTTCTTCAGGAAGTGACTCTGAAGCGGGCAATGGTCATTTGTAG
- the LOC11406812 gene encoding heat shock 70 kDa protein, mitochondrial, whose amino-acid sequence MAAVLRRALRRDLASSSASAFRSLTGSTKPSYAAQKWASLARPFSSRPAGSDVIGIDLGTTNSCVSLMEGKNPKVIENSEGARTTPSVVAFNQKGELLVGTPAKRQAVTNPTNTLFGTKRLIGRRFDDPQTQKEMKMVPYKIVKAPNGDAWVEINKQQYSPSQIGAFVLTKMKETAEAYLGKTISKAVVTVPAYFNDAQRQATKDAGRIAGLEVKRIINEPTAAALSYGMNNKEGLIAVFDLGGGTFDVSILEISNGVFEVKATNGDTFLGGEDFDNALLDFLVSEFKRTDSIDLAKDKLALQRLREAAEKAKIELSSTSQTEINLPFITADASGAKHLNITLTRSKFEALVNNLIERTKAPCKSCLKDANISIKDVDEVLLVGGMTRVPKVQEVVSEIFGKSPSKGVNPDEAVAMGAALQGGILRGDVKELLLLDVTPLSLGIETLGGIFTRLISRNTTIPTKKSQVFSTAADNQTQVGIKVLQGEREMAADNKSLGEFDLVGIPPAPRGLPQIEVTFDIDANGIVTVSAKDKSTGKEQQITIRSSGGLSDDEINNMVKEAELHAQRDQERKALIDIKNSADTSIYSIEKSLSEYREKIPSEVAKEIENSVSDLRTAMEGESVDEIKTKLDAANKAVSKIGQHMSGGSSGGSSDGGSPGGGDQAPEAEYEEVKK is encoded by the exons CTTTCAG TTCTAGGCCTGCTGGTAGTGATGTTATTGGAATTGATTTGGGTACTACCAATTCATGTGTTTCTTTAATGGAGGGAAAG AATCCTAAAGTTATTGAGAATTCTGAAGGAGCTCGGACAACACCATCAGTGGTTGCCTTCAACCAGAAAGGAGAGCTGCTTGTTGGTACACCTGCCAAGCGTCAGGCTGTAACCAACCCAACAAATACTCTTTTTGGCACCAAACGTTTGATTGGTAGGCGCTTTGATGATCCGCAAACACAAAAGGAGATGAAAATGGTACCCTATAAGATTGTTAAGGCACCCAATGGAGATGCATGGGTTGAAATCAATAAGCAGCAGTATTCTCCCAGCCAAATTGGTGCTTTTGTTCTTACTAAGATGAAGGAAACTGCTGAGGCATACCTTGGAAAAACAATTTCTAAAGCTGTAGTTACTGTTCCAGCTTACTTCAATGATGCTCAGAGGCAGGCAACAAAAGATGCTGGTAGAATTGCCGGTCTTGAAGTGAAGAGAATTATCAATGAGCCCACTGCAGCTGCACTTTCATATGGGATGAACAACAAGGAGGGGCTCATTGCCGTTTTTGATCTCGGAGGTGGAACATTTGATGTGTCCATTTTAGAAATTTCAAACGGTGTGTTTGAG GTGAAAGCTACCAATGGTGACACTTTCTTGGGAGGAGAAGATTTTGATAATGCTTTGTTGGACTTTCTAGTAAGCGAATTCAAGAGAACTGATAGTATTGATCTTGCAAAGGATAAGCTTGCCTTGCAGAGGCTTCGAGAAGCTGCTGAGAAAGCAAAAATAGAACTCTCTTCAACTTCACAAACTGAAATAAATCTTCCTTTCATCACTGCTGATGCATCCGGTGCAAAGCATTTGAATATCACTTTGACTAGATCAAAGTTTGAGGCTTTGGTAAATAACCTGATTGAAAGGACAAAGGCACCCTGTAAGAGCTGCTTGAAAGATGCCAACATATCTATCAAGGATGTTGATGAGGTTCTTCTCGTCGGAGGGATGACTCGTGTACCTAAAGTGCAGGAGGTGGTTTCAGAGATCTTTGGAAAGAGTCCTAGCAAAGGAGTAAATCCTGATGAGGCTGTTGCAATGGGAGCAGCTCTTCAGGGTGGTATTCTCCGTGGAGATGTTAAAGAGCTGCTACTCCTAGATGTCACTCCTCTATCTCTGGGTATTGAGACTTTGGGTGGTATCTTTACAAGATTGATCTCCCGCAACACAACAATTCCTACAAAGAAGAGTCAG GTGTTTTCGACAGCAGCTGACAATCAGACTCAAGTGGGTATCAAGGTGCTCCAAGGGGAGCGGGAAATGGCTGCAGACAACAAGAGTCTTGGGGAATTTGACCTTGTTGGCATTCCTCCTGCCCCAAGAGGTTTGCCTCAGATTGAAGTCACATTTGACATAGATGCCAATGGGATTGTTACTGTCTCTGCCAAAGACAAATCCACTGGAAAAGAACAACAGATTACCATCCGCTCGTCAGGAGGACTCTCAGATGATGAAATTAATAATATGGTCAAAGAAGCTGAGTTGCATGCTCAGAGAGATCAGGAAAGGAAAGCACTTATTGATATCAAGAATAGTGCTGACACATCAATCTACTCGATTGAAAAGAGTTTGAGCGAGTATAGGGAAAAGATTCCTAGTGAGGTTGCGAAGGAAATTGAAAACTCGGTCTCAGATTTGAGAACGGCTATGGAAGGAGAAAGTGTTGATGAAATTAAGACAAAACTTGATGCTGCTAACAAAGCCGTGTCAAAGATTGGTCAGCATATGTCAGGTGGGTCAAGTGGAGGTTCCTCTGATGGAGGTTCTCCAGGTGGTGGTGATCAGGCTCCAGAGGCAGAGTATGAAGAGGTCAAGAAGTGA